A genome region from Anopheles stephensi strain Indian chromosome 2, UCI_ANSTEP_V1.0, whole genome shotgun sequence includes the following:
- the LOC118504132 gene encoding selenide, water dikinase 2-like, translating to MFNPESAGLSPDFRLTKFSTLRGUGSKVPQDVLNRLLAGVYADQLGDKVGEQKKDAEDGVGIGLDSSVIALKHDLFLVQSVDFFYPLIDDPFMLGKIALANVVSDVFAVGATEIDQIKLIVTAPTEFTEKEREVVVPMVMKGFLEAAKECKAPVQIGSIAENPWCIIGGAASAVCHRSELIMPYNAEEGDAIILTKPLGTQLATNAYIWMNEKSENWTRLQERFSVADIEETYRIALESMARLNKTGSELMRKHNAHAATDVTGFGIYGHAENLASFQKAEVDFHLDTLPIIKNVREIADILGRSTKLLAGKAVETSGGLLICLPSSSAAAFCEEYKRCTEHEAWIVGRVEKGSRGVKMNPNVNILTVRES from the exons ATGTTCAACCCGGAAAGTGCCGGCCTTAGTCCGGACTTCCGGCTAACAAAGTTCTCCACGCTACGAGGGTGAGGTTCGAAGGTTCCTCAAGATGTCCTAAACCGACTTCTTGCAGGAGTGTACGCAGACCAGTTAGGTGATAAGGTTGGGGAGCAGAAGAAGGACGCGGAGGATGGTGTTG GGATAGGATTGGATTCATCTGTAATAGCGCTCAAACATGACCTCTTTTTGGTACAGTCGGTTGATTTCTTCTATCCGCTTATCGACGATCCGTTTATGCTGGGCAAGATCGCGCTGGCGAACGTTGTCAGTGACGTGTTTGCGGTCGGTGCAACGGAAATCGATCAGATAAAGCTGATTGTTACCGCTCCGACCGAGTTTACCGAAAAGGAACGTGAGGTGGTGGTACCGATGGTGATGAAAGGATTCTTGGAAGCTGCGAAAGAATGCAAAGCACCGGTACAGATTGGCAGTATTGCGGAAAACCCTTGGTGCATTATTGGTGGCGCTGCTTCGGCTGTCTGCCATCGGTCGGAGTTGATAAT GCCATACAACGCCGAAGAAGGTGATGCGATCATTTTGACCAAACCGCTCGGTACACAGCTGGCCACGAATGCTTACATCTGGATGAACGAAAAGTCCGAAAACTGGACGCGTCTCCAGGAGCGTTTCAGTGTGGCCGACATTGAAGAAACGTATCGCATCGCACTGGAATCGATGGCTCGGCTAAACAAAACGGGATCGGAATTGATGCGAAAGCATAACGCACACGCAGCCACAGACGTCACGGGCTTTGGCATCTATGGGCATGCCGAGAATTTGGCATCGTTCCAGAAGGCCGAGGTTGATTTCCATCTCGACACGCTTCCGATCATCAAAAACGTACGGGAAATAGCGGACATTCTTGGTCGTAGCACAAAACTGTTGGCCGGCAAGGCAGTAGAAACGAGCGGAGGATTGCTGATATGTTTGCCAAGCTCTAGCGCGGCTGCCTTTTGCGAGGAGTATAAACGTTGTACCGAACACGAGGCATGGATTGTGGGGCGCGTTGAAAAGGGAAGCAGAGGTGTAAAGATGAATCCAAATGTTAACATTTTAACTGTGAGAGAATCGTAA
- the LOC118504133 gene encoding AP-1 complex subunit mu-1 translates to MSSSAIFILDAKGKVLISRNYRGHIDMGVIDKFMPLLMEKEEEGLITPILQTPECTFAYVKTNNLYLVSVTRSNANIALVFVFLHKVVQVFTEYFKELEEESIRDNFVVIYELLDELIDFGYPQTTDSKILQEYITQEGHKLEIQPRIPMAVTNAVSWRSEGIKYRKNEVFLDVIESVNLLANANGNVLRSEIVGAIKMRVYLSGMPELRLGLNDKVLFESTGRGKSKSVELEDVKFHQCVRLSRFENDRTISFIPPDGEFELMSYRLNTHVKPLIWIESVIERHAHSRVEYMIKAKSQFKRRSTANNVEIVIPVPADADSPKFKTTIGSVKYAPEQNAITWTIKSFPGGKEYLMRAHFGLPSVECEDSEGKPPIQVKFEIPYFTTSGIQVRYLKIIEKSGYQALPWVRYITQNGDYQLRTN, encoded by the exons ATGTCTTCGTCAGCAATTTTCATTCTCGACGCGAAGGGAAAGGTGTTGATATCGCGCAATTACCGCGGTCACATCGATATGGGCGTGATCGATAAGTTCATGCCGCTGCTgatggaaaaggaagaagaagggctCATTACACCGATCCTCCAGACGCCCGAATGTACGTTCGCGTACGTGAAGACGAACAATCTGTACCTGGTTTCGGTCACCCGTAGCAACGCGAACATTGCGCTGGTGTTTGTCTTTCTGCACAAGGTGGTGCAGGTGTTTACGGAGTACTTTAAGGAGCTGGAGGAGGAAAGCATACGGGACAATTTTGTGGTGATTTACGAGCTGTTGGATGAGCTGATCGATTTCGGTTACCCGCAGACGACGGACAGTAAAATTCTGCAGGAGTACATTACGCAGGAAGGGCACAAGCTGGAAATACAGCCCCGCATTCCGATGGCAGTGACGAACGCGGTTTCGTGGCGTTCGGAAGGCATCAAGTATCGCAAGAATGAGGTGTTTTTGGATGTGATCGAAAGCGTTAATTTGCTGGCCAATGCGAACGGTAATGTGCTGCGAAGCGAGATCGTTGGAGCGATCAAAATGCGTGTCTACCTGTCCGGTATGCCGGAACTGCGGCTCGGGTTGAACGATAAGGTGCTGTTCGAAAGCACCGGCCGGGGCAAATCGAAATCCGTCGAGCTGGAGGATGTAAAGTTCCACCAGTGTGTGCGATTGTCCCGGTTCGAGAACGATCGTACCATCTCGTTCATTCCACCGGACGGCGAGTTCGAGCTGATGTCCTATCGGTTGAACACGCACGTCAAACCGCTGATCTGGATCGAGTCCGTGATCGAGCGTCACGCGCACAGCCGCGTGGAGTACATGATCAAGGCAAAGTCGCAGTTTAAGCGCCGATCGACGGCGAACAATGTGGAGATTGTCATTCCGGTGCCGGCCGATGCCGATTCGCCCAAGTTTAAAACCACCATCGGCAGCGTAAAGTATGCGCCGGAGCAGAATGCCATCACATGGACAATTAAATCATTCCCG GGTGGAAAGGAGTACCTAATGCGTGCCCACTTCGGTCTGCCCAGCGTGGAGTGTGAGGACAGTGAGGGAAAGCCACCGATTCAGGTGAAGTTTGAAATACCCTACTTTACCACCTCCGGCATTCAG GTGCGATATTTGAAAATTATCGAAAAGAGCGGATACCAAGCACTGCCCTGGGTGCGGTACATCACCCAGAACGGCGACTATCAGCTGCGAACGAACTAA